The Williamsia sp. DF01-3 genome has a window encoding:
- the narI gene encoding respiratory nitrate reductase subunit gamma, which translates to MDIFLWGVVPYLTLALLIGGTIWRYRYDKFGWTTRSSELYESRLLRIGSPLFHFGILVVIIGHAIGLVIPESFTEAVGVTEDLYHLNSAFFGIIAGVCTLAGLVILIYRRRTVGPVFMATTRNDKVMYLVLTAALLLGLYCTFLGVVPGQKGVNYRETVSPWFRSIFYFNPDVAAMNNAPLRFHIHVLVGMLVFAMVPFTRLVHMFTAPVHYLFRPYIVYRSRDQHSSPGNQQYRRGWAPVGVKDRER; encoded by the coding sequence GGCGTCGTCCCCTACCTGACCCTGGCCCTTCTCATCGGCGGCACCATCTGGCGCTACCGATACGACAAGTTCGGCTGGACCACACGTTCTTCGGAGTTGTACGAATCGCGACTGCTGCGCATCGGATCACCCCTCTTCCATTTCGGGATCCTGGTGGTGATCATCGGCCACGCCATCGGCCTGGTGATCCCCGAATCCTTCACTGAGGCAGTGGGTGTTACCGAAGACCTCTACCATCTGAACTCCGCGTTCTTTGGCATCATCGCGGGCGTATGCACCTTGGCCGGTCTGGTCATCTTGATCTATCGGCGCCGCACTGTCGGACCGGTGTTCATGGCCACCACACGCAACGACAAGGTGATGTATCTGGTTCTCACCGCCGCGTTGCTGCTCGGTCTGTACTGCACATTCCTCGGCGTGGTACCTGGGCAAAAGGGCGTCAACTACCGGGAAACAGTCTCGCCGTGGTTCCGTTCCATCTTCTACTTCAATCCCGACGTCGCAGCGATGAACAACGCTCCGTTGAGGTTTCATATCCACGTTCTCGTCGGAATGCTGGTGTTCGCGATGGTGCCGTTCACCCGGCTGGTGCACATGTTCACCGCACCCGTGCACTATCTATTTCGGCCGTACATCGTCTATCGCAGCCGTGACCAGCACTCGTCCCCTGGCAACCAACAGTATCGGCGCGGATGGGCGCCGGTCGGAGTGAAGGACCGTGAACGATGA
- a CDS encoding MFS transporter, translating into MTMSTGTEVPVDRRAQTLNLVLATTAFTISFWAWNLIGPLGVRYTADMDLSSTAKSVLVAIPILVGSLGRILTGALTDRLGGRIMFPVLLLASVPFVILVAIGGHFDNYTILVIAGFFLGIAGTSFAVGIPFVNAWYDKSRRGFATGIFGAGMGGTALSAFFTPRFVQWFGYVTTHVIIAVALVVVAAVCWMLMRDSPRWSANHDAVVPKLIGAAKLPITWQMGFLYAAAFGGFVAFSTYLPTYLNDVYGFDLEAAGTRTAGFAIAAVVARPLGGILSDRFGARLITVISCAGASVLAIWMITKPPLEIPAGLDFVLMALCMGLGSGSVFSWVAKEAPQERVGSVTGIVGAAGGLGGFFPPLLMGATYNAEDHSYTVGLTLLVIVSALAAVYTAFGIRHRKSENATV; encoded by the coding sequence ATGACGATGTCGACTGGGACGGAAGTGCCGGTGGACCGGCGCGCGCAGACACTCAATCTTGTTCTCGCCACCACCGCGTTCACCATCAGCTTCTGGGCGTGGAACCTGATCGGTCCGTTGGGGGTTCGGTACACCGCCGACATGGACTTGTCGTCGACCGCCAAGTCGGTGCTGGTGGCCATCCCGATCCTGGTGGGATCGTTGGGCAGGATCCTCACCGGGGCACTGACCGATCGGCTCGGCGGACGAATCATGTTCCCGGTGTTGCTCCTTGCCTCGGTGCCGTTCGTCATTCTGGTGGCCATCGGTGGGCACTTCGACAACTACACGATCCTGGTGATCGCGGGCTTCTTCCTCGGTATCGCCGGCACCTCGTTCGCGGTCGGCATCCCGTTCGTGAACGCCTGGTACGACAAGTCACGGAGAGGTTTCGCCACCGGGATCTTCGGCGCGGGTATGGGCGGCACAGCACTGTCGGCGTTCTTCACGCCGCGCTTTGTCCAGTGGTTCGGATACGTCACCACCCACGTCATCATCGCCGTGGCACTCGTGGTGGTCGCCGCTGTCTGCTGGATGCTGATGCGGGACTCACCCCGGTGGTCGGCAAATCACGATGCGGTGGTGCCCAAGCTGATCGGTGCTGCCAAGCTGCCGATTACCTGGCAGATGGGATTTCTCTACGCCGCGGCGTTCGGTGGGTTCGTCGCCTTCTCGACGTACCTTCCGACCTACCTGAACGATGTGTACGGATTCGACCTGGAGGCAGCCGGAACCCGCACCGCAGGCTTCGCGATCGCGGCGGTGGTCGCCCGACCGCTCGGTGGCATCTTGTCGGATCGCTTTGGAGCCCGTCTCATCACAGTGATCTCGTGTGCCGGCGCGTCCGTCCTGGCGATCTGGATGATCACCAAACCGCCCCTGGAGATCCCCGCCGGTCTCGACTTCGTCCTCATGGCGTTGTGCATGGGGCTCGGCTCAGGGTCGGTCTTCAGCTGGGTGGCCAAGGAGGCGCCACAGGAGCGAGTTGGCTCGGTGACCGGAATCGTAGGTGCGGCAGGCGGACTCGGGGGCTTCTTCCCGCCGCTGCTCATGGGAGCCACCTACAACGCCGAAGACCACAGCTACACGGTCGGACTGACGCTCTTGGTCATCGTGTCCGCGCTCGCTGCGGTGTACACGGCGTTCGGTATCCGGCACCGGAAGTCGGAGAACGCCACCGTCTGA
- a CDS encoding heme peroxidase — MSSGVDVRIDALVNACERDLGDEALWIKPRAYPESLALCIIDSIYSTGAQYGQVANIVERYRTYRSGQGGNADLDGPAELLSTFDELGSAQAWAEQIGNRRPTSTTPGAPLKAEAVRDGASRLVGLGIRSVEELRLTAESDAIDVVNKSWREVPGQRSGVTWAYVLMLAGIPGAKANRLVVEYVADVLELPIGEVDARSVSGWIRDVAKAKGWNSIHTEHAIWRLQTRRPVSESVGEAADVAG; from the coding sequence ATGTCGTCAGGGGTGGATGTTCGGATCGATGCGTTGGTGAACGCGTGCGAGCGCGATCTGGGAGACGAGGCGCTGTGGATCAAGCCGAGGGCGTATCCAGAGTCGTTGGCGCTGTGCATCATCGACTCGATCTACTCGACCGGTGCGCAGTACGGTCAGGTGGCCAACATCGTCGAGCGGTACCGCACGTATCGATCGGGGCAGGGTGGGAATGCGGACCTCGACGGGCCGGCGGAGTTGCTCTCGACGTTCGACGAGCTGGGTAGCGCGCAGGCGTGGGCCGAACAGATAGGCAACCGTAGGCCCACGTCGACGACGCCAGGTGCACCGTTGAAGGCCGAAGCCGTTCGGGACGGTGCGAGCCGCCTCGTTGGGCTGGGGATCCGGTCGGTCGAAGAACTACGGCTGACGGCAGAGTCCGATGCCATCGATGTGGTCAACAAGTCGTGGCGCGAGGTGCCCGGCCAGCGGTCGGGCGTGACATGGGCGTACGTGCTGATGCTCGCGGGAATACCGGGTGCCAAAGCCAATCGACTGGTGGTCGAGTACGTGGCCGACGTGCTCGAGCTGCCGATAGGTGAGGTCGATGCGCGATCGGTCAGCGGGTGGATCCGTGACGTGGCGAAGGCGAAGGGATGGAACAGTATTCACACCGAACACGCGATCTGGCGGTTGCAGACCAGACGGCCGGTGAGTGAGTCGGTGGGTGAAGCGGCTGACGTGGCCGGGTAG
- a CDS encoding uracil-xanthine permease family protein, translating into MPNEHLEKKSPSLFSWQVAGSGDVVAPHERLTWPRTVGIGLQHVVAMFGATFLVPVITGFPPATTLLFSGIGTILFLLITRNRLPSYLGSSFAIVAPVLAATASNGESAALGGIVVVGALLIIIGVVVQYAGTGWIQALMPPVVTGTIVALIGLNLAPTAKANYEKDAITATVVLVLLIASLILFRGLLGRLAIFTSVVLGYLFALARDEVDTSKIGSADWVGLPDFTTPTFHLSVLPMFLPVVLVLVVENIGHVKSINTMTGLNYDNRIGRALAADGVATVLAGSGGGSATTTYAENIGVMAATKVYSTAAYWVAGVAAIILGMSPKVGAVIAAIPDGVLGGVTTALYGLVGILGVHIWVTNKVDFSKPVNQFTAAIALVIGIADFSWVIGDLSFGGIALGAVAALLIYHVMRVVGGWRGTVTVDPSTEKTGPTPS; encoded by the coding sequence ATGCCGAACGAACATCTCGAGAAGAAGTCGCCGTCGCTTTTCAGCTGGCAGGTGGCCGGCAGTGGGGACGTGGTGGCTCCCCATGAACGGCTGACCTGGCCCAGGACCGTGGGCATCGGCCTGCAGCACGTGGTGGCAATGTTCGGCGCGACCTTCCTGGTCCCGGTGATCACCGGCTTCCCGCCCGCGACGACCCTCCTCTTCTCCGGAATCGGCACCATCCTTTTCCTGCTGATCACGCGCAACCGGCTACCCAGCTACCTAGGTTCCAGCTTCGCGATCGTCGCGCCTGTCCTCGCGGCGACGGCATCGAATGGCGAATCGGCAGCGCTCGGCGGGATCGTGGTGGTCGGTGCATTGCTGATCATCATCGGCGTGGTCGTCCAGTACGCCGGCACCGGCTGGATCCAAGCGTTGATGCCCCCTGTGGTGACCGGCACGATCGTCGCTCTGATCGGGCTCAATCTTGCGCCGACGGCCAAGGCGAACTACGAGAAGGACGCCATCACGGCGACCGTGGTGCTCGTTCTGCTGATCGCGTCACTCATCCTGTTCCGGGGACTCCTCGGACGCCTCGCCATCTTCACCAGTGTTGTGCTCGGCTATCTCTTCGCTCTGGCGAGAGACGAAGTGGACACCAGCAAGATCGGTTCGGCGGATTGGGTTGGACTGCCGGACTTCACCACTCCGACATTCCACCTCTCGGTGTTACCGATGTTCTTACCGGTTGTGCTGGTGCTGGTTGTCGAGAACATCGGGCACGTCAAGTCGATCAACACCATGACCGGTCTCAACTACGACAACCGCATCGGCCGGGCACTCGCAGCAGACGGTGTTGCCACGGTGCTCGCCGGCAGCGGTGGCGGTTCGGCGACAACAACGTACGCCGAGAACATCGGCGTGATGGCCGCGACGAAGGTTTATTCGACGGCGGCATATTGGGTCGCCGGCGTTGCGGCAATCATCCTGGGAATGTCACCGAAGGTCGGCGCCGTGATCGCGGCGATCCCGGATGGTGTGCTCGGTGGCGTCACCACCGCGCTTTATGGCCTCGTCGGAATTCTTGGTGTGCACATCTGGGTGACCAACAAGGTCGACTTCTCCAAGCCGGTCAACCAATTCACCGCGGCTATTGCCCTGGTGATCGGCATTGCCGACTTCTCCTGGGTCATCGGCGACCTCAGCTTCGGCGGTATCGCACTGGGCGCCGTTGCAGCCCTGTTGATCTACCACGTGATGCGCGTGGTGGGTGGCTGGCGGGGGACCGTGACCGTGGACCCGTCGACCGAGAAGACCGGGCCGACACCCAGCTGA